Proteins from one Mycteria americana isolate JAX WOST 10 ecotype Jacksonville Zoo and Gardens chromosome 1, USCA_MyAme_1.0, whole genome shotgun sequence genomic window:
- the SPX gene encoding spexin, with amino-acid sequence MKGLRKLTAPAMALFLAASFISFSWSAPQAHFQRRNWTPQAMLYLKGAQGRRFISDESQRKDLYDRMQLETRSRNTNPLSLSEAAALFLSSLRKAQEEVEEENSDHPGYLTDNLSNW; translated from the exons ATGAAG GGACTGCGTAAACTGACAGCACCTGCAATGGCACTGTTCCTGGCAGCGTCCTTCATATCTTTCTCCTGGAGTGCACCTCAG GCTCATTTCCAAAGGAGAAACTGGACTCCTCAGGCTATGCTCTATTTGAAGGGTGCAC AGGGACGTCGATTCATCTCAGATGAGAGCCAGCGAAAGGATCTGTATGACAGAATGCAGCTTG AAACACGCAGCCGAAACACAAATCCTTTATCTCTTTCTGAAGCTGCAGCACTGTTCCTTAGTTCCTTACGGAAAGCACAAGAAGAAG ttgaagaagaaaacagtgaTCACCCTGGCTACTTGACAGATAATCTATCAAATtggtga